From Micromonospora rifamycinica, a single genomic window includes:
- the htpG gene encoding molecular chaperone HtpG yields MSTRTETLEFQAETRQLLHLMVHSIYSHKDVFLRELISNASDALDKLRLESLVDSDLDVDTSDLHIELVADPEARTLTIRDNGIGMSREDVVSLIGTIARSGTAELLRKLKESKENVGGELIGQFGVGFYSTFMVADRVTLLTRRAGQTEGTRWESTGEGTYVVETVDDAPQGTSVTVHLKPADDEDSLHDYTDRSTIREIVKRYSDFIAWPIRTTVPGVDGGEPTVETLNSRKALWARSRDEVAEEEYREFYRHVSHDWTDPLETIHMRGEGTFEYEALLFLPAHAPYDLYQADGRRGVQLYVKRVFVMDDCAALMPSYLRFVRGVVDAHDLSLNISREILQQDRQIQIVRRRLVRKVLGTVKEMRAGNPERFATFWSEFGRVVKEGLLEDADNTETILDLVTVSSTHHATEPTTLGDYVARMKEGQGEIYYATGENRTMLENSPHLEAFRAKGYEVLLLTDPVDEVWVERVGQFDGKPLRSIAKGQVDLETEEERKATEVARDQQNKEYATLLTFLGEALSETVKEVRLSSRLTTSPACIVGDANDITPTLEKMYRAMGQELPSIKRILELNPTHPLVTGLRAAHQRGDDLSSLTEAAELLYGTALLAEGGDLADPARFARLLADRLARTL; encoded by the coding sequence CGTCGACACCTCCGACCTGCACATCGAGCTGGTGGCGGACCCGGAGGCGCGGACCCTCACCATCCGGGACAACGGCATCGGCATGTCCCGCGAGGACGTCGTGTCACTGATCGGCACGATCGCCCGTTCCGGCACCGCCGAGCTGCTGCGCAAGCTCAAGGAGTCCAAGGAGAACGTCGGCGGCGAGCTGATCGGGCAGTTCGGCGTCGGGTTCTACTCGACGTTCATGGTCGCCGACCGGGTGACCCTGCTCACCCGGCGGGCCGGGCAGACCGAGGGCACCCGCTGGGAGTCCACCGGTGAGGGCACCTACGTGGTCGAGACGGTCGACGACGCCCCGCAGGGCACCTCGGTCACCGTGCACCTCAAGCCCGCCGACGACGAGGACAGCCTGCACGACTACACCGACCGGAGCACCATCCGGGAGATCGTCAAGCGGTACTCCGACTTCATCGCCTGGCCGATCCGTACCACCGTGCCGGGCGTCGACGGCGGCGAACCCACCGTGGAGACCCTGAACTCCCGCAAGGCGCTCTGGGCGCGCTCGCGCGACGAGGTCGCCGAGGAGGAGTACCGGGAGTTCTACCGGCACGTCAGCCACGACTGGACCGACCCGCTGGAGACCATCCACATGCGCGGGGAGGGCACCTTCGAGTACGAGGCGCTGCTGTTCCTGCCCGCGCACGCGCCCTACGACCTCTACCAGGCCGACGGGCGTCGCGGGGTGCAGCTCTACGTCAAGCGGGTCTTCGTGATGGACGACTGCGCCGCGCTGATGCCGAGCTACCTGCGCTTCGTCCGGGGCGTGGTGGACGCCCACGACCTGTCGCTGAACATCTCCCGGGAGATCCTCCAGCAGGACCGGCAGATCCAGATCGTTCGCCGCCGGCTGGTCCGCAAGGTGCTCGGCACGGTCAAGGAGATGCGCGCCGGCAACCCCGAGCGGTTCGCCACCTTCTGGTCCGAGTTCGGCCGGGTGGTCAAGGAGGGTCTGCTGGAGGACGCGGACAACACCGAGACCATCCTCGACCTGGTCACGGTCTCTTCCACCCACCACGCCACCGAGCCCACCACGCTGGGCGACTACGTGGCGCGGATGAAGGAGGGCCAGGGCGAGATCTACTACGCCACCGGCGAGAACCGCACCATGCTGGAGAACTCCCCGCACCTGGAGGCGTTCCGGGCCAAGGGCTACGAGGTGCTGCTGCTCACCGACCCGGTCGACGAGGTGTGGGTGGAGCGGGTCGGCCAGTTCGACGGCAAGCCGCTGCGCTCCATCGCCAAGGGGCAGGTGGACCTGGAGACCGAGGAGGAGCGCAAGGCCACCGAGGTCGCCCGGGACCAGCAGAACAAGGAGTACGCCACGCTGCTCACCTTCCTCGGCGAGGCGCTCTCCGAGACGGTGAAGGAGGTCCGGCTCTCCTCCCGGCTGACCACCTCGCCCGCGTGCATCGTCGGCGACGCGAACGACATCACCCCGACCCTGGAGAAGATGTACCGGGCGATGGGGCAGGAGCTGCCGTCGATCAAGCGCATCCTGGAGCTCAACCCGACCCACCCGTTGGTCACCGGTCTACGGGCCGCCCACCAGCGGGGTGACGACCTGTCGTCGCTGACCGAGGCGGCCGAGCTGCTCTACGGCACGGCGCTGCTGGCCGAGGGCGGCGACCTGGCCGACCCGGCCCGGTTCGCCCGGCTGCTCGCCGACCGGCTGGCCCGTACCCTCTGA